From Micromonospora echinospora, one genomic window encodes:
- a CDS encoding Brp/Blh family beta-carotene 15,15'-dioxygenase, which translates to MPDRLLLRVGAASQLALGGLLALSPLIRAFGLGDSSAFLITGLLLGLPHGAVDHLVPAWMSARARQLPARVTLLVVYAAVAGAGLAAFRAAPNLALVGFLVVSVVHFGTADVAFRAERDRRPIRPGVAVVLAYGGPPVVIPLALWREQVDPLLAAVAPQAPALLTVEVRTLALATVLCAVTVTAIRQVRAGCVRDAGQPLLLAGLFGTVPPALAVGAYFAAWHSCRHVARLLRHDPRNTADLGAGRLGPPLRRFARQAAAPTVVAVVALVALVTWPSHRADPLPATVAVLAALTLPHAVLVAWTDRREPGPPRPTGRPGQRT; encoded by the coding sequence ATGCCGGACCGGTTGCTGCTGCGCGTTGGGGCCGCCTCGCAACTCGCCCTCGGTGGACTGCTGGCGCTGTCGCCGCTGATCCGCGCCTTCGGACTGGGCGACTCGTCGGCCTTCCTGATCACGGGACTGCTCCTCGGACTCCCGCACGGCGCGGTCGACCACCTGGTGCCCGCCTGGATGTCGGCACGCGCCCGGCAACTGCCGGCACGCGTGACGCTGCTGGTGGTCTACGCGGCCGTCGCCGGGGCCGGACTGGCGGCCTTCCGGGCCGCGCCGAACCTGGCGCTGGTCGGATTCCTCGTCGTGTCGGTCGTCCACTTCGGCACCGCCGACGTGGCATTCCGTGCCGAGCGGGACCGCCGCCCGATCCGTCCGGGCGTGGCCGTCGTGCTCGCGTACGGGGGACCGCCTGTGGTCATCCCGCTGGCCCTGTGGCGGGAGCAGGTCGACCCGCTGCTGGCGGCAGTGGCCCCGCAGGCACCGGCGCTGCTCACCGTCGAGGTGCGGACGCTGGCGCTGGCCACCGTACTGTGCGCGGTCACGGTCACCGCGATCCGGCAGGTCCGCGCCGGATGCGTCCGCGACGCCGGCCAACCCCTTCTCCTCGCCGGGCTGTTCGGTACCGTGCCACCGGCCCTGGCCGTCGGGGCGTACTTCGCCGCCTGGCACTCCTGCCGCCACGTCGCCCGGTTGCTGCGGCACGATCCGCGGAACACGGCCGATCTGGGGGCCGGACGGCTCGGACCGCCACTGCGTCGCTTCGCCCGTCAGGCGGCGGCTCCCACGGTGGTCGCCGTTGTCGCCCTGGTAGCCCTGGTCACCTGGCCCAGCCACCGGGCGGACCCGCTGCCCGCGACGGTCGCCGTGCTGGCCGCGCTGACCCTCCCGCACGCGGTGCTGGTCGCCTGGACGGACCGACGCGAACCTGGGCCACCACGCCCGACGGGTCGACCCGGGCAGCGGACCTGA
- a CDS encoding FAD-dependent oxidoreductase: protein MRYDVLVVGSGFGGSVAALRLAEKGWSVGVLEAGRRFADHEFPETSWRLRRFLWAPRLGCYGIQRISLLRPADRKAGGGVLVLSGAGVGGGSLVYANTLYEPLDAFYDDPQWRDIADWRSELAGHYDQAKRMLGVTTYPIQTGADRVMRAVAARMGVEHTVHPTPVAVHIGRPGERVADPYFGGAGPERTGCIHCGSCMTGCRHGAKNTLVKNYLWLAERLGARVHPLTTVTAIRPAPGGGYRVETVRTGSWLRKRRQVVEADQVVLAAGALGTQRLLHEMRATGALPGISPRLGELTRTNSEAILGAAVPRRRARAEGLDFTEGVAITSSFHPDAQTHIEPVRYGRGSNAMGLFQSLLVDGGPHRLRRWLGILLRQPGLAARMLSVRGWSERTVIALVMQSADNSLTTRLRRGPLGRRLVSGPGHGEPNPTWIPAGNQAARLLAEEIGGVPGGSLTEPFDIPMTAHLLGGAVIGADPASGVIDPYHRVFGHPGLHVLDGAAVSANLGVNPSLTIAAQAERAMAFWPNRGDPDPRPPLGEPYRRLEPVQPRLPAVPADAPGALRM, encoded by the coding sequence ATGCGGTACGACGTACTGGTCGTCGGATCCGGTTTCGGGGGCAGTGTCGCGGCCCTGCGACTGGCCGAGAAGGGCTGGTCCGTCGGTGTGCTGGAGGCCGGGCGGCGGTTCGCCGACCACGAGTTCCCGGAGACCTCCTGGCGGCTGCGGCGTTTCCTCTGGGCCCCCCGGCTGGGCTGCTACGGCATCCAGCGGATCAGCCTGCTCCGGCCGGCCGACCGGAAGGCCGGTGGGGGAGTGCTGGTGCTCTCCGGGGCCGGGGTGGGTGGCGGTTCCCTGGTCTACGCGAACACCCTCTACGAACCCCTGGACGCCTTCTACGACGACCCGCAGTGGCGGGACATCGCCGACTGGCGGTCCGAGTTGGCAGGTCACTACGACCAGGCGAAGCGGATGCTCGGCGTCACCACGTACCCGATCCAGACCGGCGCGGACCGGGTGATGCGGGCGGTGGCCGCGCGGATGGGGGTCGAGCACACCGTGCACCCGACCCCGGTCGCCGTGCACATCGGCCGCCCCGGCGAGCGGGTGGCCGACCCGTACTTCGGCGGGGCCGGCCCGGAGCGCACCGGCTGCATCCACTGTGGCTCCTGCATGACCGGCTGCCGGCACGGGGCCAAGAACACCCTGGTCAAGAACTATCTCTGGCTCGCCGAGCGGCTCGGCGCACGGGTGCATCCGCTGACCACGGTGACCGCGATCCGGCCCGCCCCCGGCGGCGGGTACCGGGTGGAGACCGTCCGCACCGGGTCCTGGCTGCGGAAGCGACGACAGGTGGTCGAGGCCGACCAGGTGGTCCTCGCGGCCGGTGCGCTCGGCACCCAGCGGCTGCTGCACGAGATGCGGGCCACCGGGGCGCTGCCCGGGATCTCACCCCGCCTCGGCGAGCTGACCCGGACCAACTCCGAGGCGATCCTCGGCGCGGCGGTGCCCCGCCGCCGGGCCCGGGCCGAGGGGCTGGACTTCACCGAGGGGGTGGCGATCACCAGCTCGTTCCACCCGGACGCGCAGACCCACATCGAGCCGGTCCGCTACGGACGCGGCTCCAACGCGATGGGGTTGTTCCAGTCGCTGCTGGTCGACGGTGGCCCGCACCGGCTCCGCCGCTGGCTGGGCATCCTGCTCCGGCAGCCGGGTCTCGCGGCGCGGATGTTGTCCGTACGCGGCTGGTCGGAGCGGACGGTGATCGCCCTGGTGATGCAGTCGGCGGACAACTCGCTGACCACCCGGCTGCGGCGTGGCCCGCTCGGCCGTCGGCTGGTCTCCGGCCCGGGGCACGGCGAACCGAACCCGACCTGGATCCCGGCCGGCAACCAGGCGGCCCGACTGCTCGCCGAGGAGATCGGCGGGGTGCCGGGCGGGTCGCTGACCGAGCCGTTCGACATCCCGATGACCGCGCACCTCCTGGGCGGCGCGGTCATCGGCGCCGACCCGGCCAGCGGAGTGATCGATCCGTACCACCGTGTCTTCGGTCACCCGGGTCTGCACGTGCTGGACGGCGCGGCGGTCTCGGCGAACCTGGGCGTCAACCCGTCACTGACGATCGCCGCCCAGGCGGAACGGGCGATGGCGTTCTGGCCGAACCGGGGCGACCCGGACCCGAGGCCGCCGCTCGGCGAGCCGTACCGCCGGCTGGAGCCGGTGCAGCCCCGGCTCCCGGCGGTTCCGGCCGACGCCCCCGGCGCCCTGCGGATGTGA
- a CDS encoding M1 family metallopeptidase: MTQVRRTTRRAALLLAAGLLAAGCESSPREPEGVPEPSASSPSVRKFVPGAPGAGDAYFPNYGNGGYDVREYAVKVRYDPAQDRLAGVVTVRATATVDLSRLNLDLAGLTVRAVSVDGAPAAHTHEGAELTVVPAAGLPAGNGFEVEVRYDGKPQPLENEALGEGGFMHTSDGAIALGQPESASTWFPVNDHPSDKATYDIEVTVPDGLVAVSNGVPSGRASAGGWTTWKWAERTPMASYLSTLVIGEYRMETGEHKGRPVVTAVSTRIPRGAADTSMARTLQVADYLETVFGPYPVGAYGGVVISDSRIRYALETQSRPVYSAGFFDSGENAGIVVHEIAHQWFGNSVSLQRWQDIWLNEGLATYAEWLWAEHQGDRTAQQAFDAAYTGSSSALWRTPPGDPGAAELFSESVYQRGAMTVHALRVTVGDDAFFRLLKNWAADKRDGNATTEDFVALAEQVSGRQLDALFDAWLFGTQRPDRPR, encoded by the coding sequence ATGACACAGGTACGGCGTACGACACGCCGCGCCGCACTGCTGCTGGCGGCGGGACTGCTGGCGGCCGGTTGCGAGTCGTCCCCGCGCGAGCCGGAGGGCGTCCCGGAGCCGTCCGCCTCGTCGCCGAGTGTCCGCAAGTTCGTCCCCGGCGCGCCCGGGGCGGGGGACGCCTACTTCCCCAACTACGGCAACGGCGGCTACGACGTCCGCGAGTACGCGGTGAAGGTCCGCTACGACCCGGCGCAGGACCGGCTCGCCGGTGTCGTCACCGTCCGGGCGACGGCCACCGTCGACCTGTCCCGCCTCAACCTGGACCTGGCCGGGCTCACCGTCCGGGCGGTCAGCGTGGACGGGGCACCCGCCGCGCACACGCACGAGGGGGCGGAGCTGACCGTCGTGCCCGCCGCCGGCCTCCCCGCCGGCAACGGCTTCGAGGTCGAGGTCCGCTACGACGGCAAGCCCCAACCGCTGGAGAACGAGGCGCTCGGCGAGGGCGGCTTCATGCACACCTCCGACGGGGCGATCGCCCTCGGTCAGCCGGAGTCGGCGAGCACCTGGTTCCCGGTCAACGACCACCCCTCGGACAAGGCGACGTACGACATCGAGGTCACCGTGCCGGACGGGCTGGTCGCGGTGAGCAACGGCGTGCCGTCCGGCCGGGCCAGCGCGGGCGGCTGGACCACCTGGAAGTGGGCCGAGCGGACCCCGATGGCGAGCTACCTGAGCACGCTGGTGATCGGGGAGTACCGGATGGAGACCGGCGAGCACAAGGGACGGCCGGTGGTCACGGCGGTGAGCACCCGGATCCCCCGGGGCGCGGCCGACACGTCGATGGCGCGCACCCTCCAGGTCGCCGACTACCTGGAGACCGTCTTCGGGCCGTACCCGGTCGGGGCGTACGGCGGGGTGGTGATCTCGGACAGCCGGATCCGCTACGCGCTGGAGACGCAGAGCCGTCCGGTCTACTCCGCCGGGTTCTTCGACTCCGGCGAGAACGCCGGGATCGTCGTGCACGAGATCGCGCACCAGTGGTTCGGCAACAGCGTGTCGCTCCAGCGCTGGCAGGACATCTGGCTCAACGAGGGCCTCGCCACCTACGCCGAGTGGCTCTGGGCGGAGCACCAGGGCGACCGGACCGCCCAGCAGGCGTTCGACGCCGCGTACACCGGTTCCTCGTCGGCGCTCTGGCGTACCCCGCCGGGCGACCCGGGCGCGGCCGAGCTGTTCAGCGAGTCGGTCTACCAGCGCGGCGCGATGACCGTGCACGCCCTGCGGGTGACCGTCGGCGACGACGCGTTCTTCCGGCTTCTGAAGAACTGGGCCGCCGACAAGCGCGACGGCAACGCCACCACCGAGGACTTCGTGGCCCTGGCCGAGCAGGTCTCCGGCCGGCAGCTCGACGCGCTCTTCGACGCGTGGCTGTTCGGCACGCAGCGTCCCGACCGCCCCCGCTAG
- a CDS encoding bacteriorhodopsin, whose translation MTEWWLWVYVAAMAGGVVLFTRWRADPHGVPLSEYRVAIAIPVWSGSWYLVMALGGGRVEVAGHTLYWARYVDWAVTSPLLLVALMLTATHSLPGRRWRLTGAIVGTNLVIFLCGLAAEITVDTTARYTLYAIGVLAFLAVYGLIWGPLRTHAHRQPKEIAAVYREAALLLSVLWVGYPVFWLIGPTGVGLISSATTSLLFVVLSILTKVGWSIVDLGRLRSLSDRGRLTVV comes from the coding sequence TGCTCTTCACCCGATGGCGGGCGGACCCGCACGGAGTCCCGCTCAGCGAGTACCGGGTGGCGATCGCGATCCCGGTCTGGTCCGGCTCCTGGTACCTGGTCATGGCCCTGGGCGGCGGGCGGGTGGAGGTGGCCGGCCACACGCTCTACTGGGCGCGGTACGTCGACTGGGCGGTCACCTCCCCCCTGTTGCTGGTGGCCCTGATGCTGACCGCGACGCACTCCCTGCCCGGCCGCCGCTGGAGACTGACCGGCGCCATCGTCGGGACGAACCTGGTGATCTTCCTCTGCGGGCTGGCCGCCGAGATCACGGTGGACACCACGGCCCGCTACACCCTGTACGCGATCGGGGTGCTGGCCTTCCTCGCGGTCTACGGCCTGATCTGGGGACCGCTACGCACCCATGCGCACCGCCAACCGAAGGAGATCGCGGCGGTGTACCGGGAGGCCGCCCTGCTGCTCAGCGTGCTCTGGGTGGGCTACCCCGTGTTCTGGCTGATCGGCCCGACCGGTGTCGGTCTGATCAGCTCCGCCACCACCAGCCTGCTCTTCGTCGTGCTGTCCATCCTGACGAAGGTGGGCTGGAGCATCGTCGATCTCGGCCGGCTACGTTCCCTGTCCGACCGTGGTCGACTCACCGTCGTCTGA
- a CDS encoding GuaB3 family IMP dehydrogenase-related protein, with product MRDVVEIGLGKTAQRGYHLDDIAIVPSRRTRDVDDVSTAWQLDAYQFGIPCVAHPSDATMSPASAVRLGQLGGLGVLNVEGLWTRYENPTKVLEELAGLGEDARATKRLQEVYAEPIRPDLIAERVRELRAGGGTVAVRVSPQHTLALAPVILDAGVDILVIQGTIVSAEHVSTTDEPLNLKEFIADLDLPVIVGGCTDYKTALHLMRTGAAGVIVGIGGDGWSTTESVLGIRVPMATAIADAAAARRDYLDETGGRYVHLIADGDVQTSGDIAKALGCGADAVMLGEPLSLCAEAPAGGAWWHSAASHPSLPRGAFEAAGEPLGEMERLLFGPADEPDGQLNLFGGLRRAMAKCGYRDLKEFQKVGLVLDR from the coding sequence CATCGTGCCGAGCCGGCGGACCCGGGACGTCGACGACGTCTCCACCGCCTGGCAGCTCGACGCGTACCAGTTCGGCATCCCCTGCGTCGCGCACCCGTCCGACGCGACGATGAGCCCGGCCTCGGCGGTCCGGCTCGGCCAGCTCGGCGGCCTGGGCGTGCTGAACGTCGAGGGGCTCTGGACCCGGTACGAGAACCCGACCAAGGTGCTGGAGGAACTGGCCGGGCTCGGCGAGGACGCCCGCGCCACCAAGCGGCTCCAGGAGGTGTACGCCGAGCCGATCCGCCCGGACCTGATCGCCGAGCGGGTCCGGGAGCTGCGGGCCGGGGGCGGCACGGTGGCCGTGCGGGTGTCGCCGCAGCACACCCTGGCGCTGGCCCCGGTGATCCTGGACGCCGGGGTCGACATCCTGGTCATCCAGGGCACCATCGTCTCCGCCGAGCACGTCTCCACCACCGACGAGCCGCTGAACCTCAAGGAGTTCATCGCCGACCTCGACCTGCCGGTGATCGTCGGCGGCTGCACCGACTACAAGACGGCGCTGCACCTGATGCGTACCGGCGCGGCGGGCGTGATCGTCGGCATCGGCGGCGACGGCTGGTCGACCACCGAGTCGGTGCTCGGCATCCGGGTGCCCATGGCGACCGCCATCGCGGACGCGGCGGCGGCCCGCCGGGACTACCTCGACGAGACCGGCGGCCGGTACGTCCACCTGATCGCCGACGGCGACGTGCAGACCTCCGGCGACATCGCCAAGGCGCTCGGCTGCGGCGCGGACGCGGTGATGCTCGGCGAGCCGCTCTCGCTCTGCGCGGAGGCTCCGGCCGGCGGCGCCTGGTGGCACTCGGCGGCGAGCCACCCGTCGCTGCCCCGGGGCGCGTTCGAGGCCGCCGGCGAGCCGCTCGGGGAGATGGAGCGGCTGCTCTTCGGCCCGGCCGACGAACCGGACGGCCAGCTCAACCTCTTCGGCGGCCTGCGCCGGGCGATGGCCAAGTGCGGCTACCGCGACCTGAAGGAGTTCCAGAAGGTCGGCCTGGTCCTGGACCGGTAG
- a CDS encoding M1 family metallopeptidase: MTHRPGRFRLVAAVLALVAVPALAGCTPKDDPAGDEGAAGIGDRYFPQYGNGGYDVAGYDLRVRYDPATDRLDGTTTVTATSRQALTRFNLDLVGLTVSSVTVDGRPATHRRDDAELVVTPAERIAPGRRFAVVVEYAGVPGTVTNSGLGEGGFLHTSDGAVALGQPESASTWFPVNDHPFDKATYDIEVTVPDGLAAVSNGVPEQRTSAGGWTTWRWAERTPMASYLSTLVIGEYRVETGVHRGRPVVTAVAAGLPADGPAARSLDRTTEIADYLEILFGPYPFESYGGIAVADPRVGYALETQSRPVYGPGFFRDGQPNPGVVAHELAHQWFGNSVSVARWSDIWLNEGFATYAEWLWTEHTGGRTAQQSFERQYAVTDWSMPTLDPGPARLFSTAVYQRGALTVHALRRTVGDDAFFRILRTWTLERRNGNATTGDLVLLAERLAGRSLRPLLDSWLVGDTAPAMP, encoded by the coding sequence GTGACCCACCGTCCGGGCCGGTTCCGGCTCGTCGCCGCGGTGCTGGCCCTCGTCGCCGTACCGGCCCTGGCCGGTTGCACCCCCAAGGACGACCCCGCCGGTGACGAGGGCGCCGCCGGCATCGGCGACCGTTACTTCCCGCAGTACGGCAACGGCGGCTACGACGTCGCCGGGTACGACCTGCGGGTGCGCTACGACCCGGCCACCGACCGGCTCGACGGCACCACCACGGTCACCGCCACCAGCCGACAGGCGCTGACCCGGTTCAACCTCGATCTGGTCGGGTTGACCGTCTCCTCGGTCACCGTGGACGGCCGGCCGGCCACGCACCGGCGGGACGACGCCGAACTGGTGGTCACCCCGGCCGAGCGGATCGCGCCGGGCCGCCGCTTCGCCGTGGTGGTCGAGTACGCCGGGGTACCCGGCACGGTCACCAACTCCGGCCTGGGCGAGGGCGGCTTCCTGCACACCTCCGACGGCGCGGTCGCGCTCGGTCAGCCGGAGTCGGCGAGCACCTGGTTCCCGGTCAACGACCATCCGTTCGACAAGGCGACGTACGACATCGAGGTGACCGTGCCGGACGGCCTGGCCGCGGTGAGCAACGGGGTGCCGGAGCAACGGACCAGCGCCGGCGGCTGGACCACCTGGAGGTGGGCCGAGCGGACCCCGATGGCGAGCTACCTGAGCACCCTGGTGATCGGGGAGTACCGGGTGGAGACCGGTGTGCACCGGGGACGTCCGGTGGTCACCGCGGTCGCCGCCGGGCTGCCCGCCGACGGTCCCGCCGCCCGGTCCCTCGACCGCACCACCGAGATCGCCGACTACCTGGAGATCCTCTTCGGGCCGTACCCGTTCGAGTCGTACGGCGGGATCGCGGTCGCCGACCCGCGTGTCGGGTACGCCCTGGAGACCCAGTCCCGCCCGGTGTACGGGCCGGGATTCTTCCGGGACGGACAGCCGAACCCCGGCGTGGTCGCGCACGAGCTGGCCCACCAGTGGTTCGGCAACAGCGTCTCGGTCGCCCGGTGGAGCGACATCTGGCTCAACGAGGGCTTCGCCACCTACGCGGAGTGGCTCTGGACGGAACACACCGGCGGCCGGACGGCCCAGCAGAGCTTCGAGCGGCAGTACGCCGTGACCGACTGGTCGATGCCCACCCTGGACCCGGGCCCGGCCCGGTTGTTCTCCACCGCGGTCTACCAACGGGGGGCGCTCACCGTGCACGCCCTGCGCCGGACGGTCGGCGACGACGCCTTCTTCCGGATCCTGCGGACCTGGACCCTGGAACGGCGCAACGGCAACGCGACCACCGGCGACCTCGTGCTGCTGGCCGAACGCCTTGCCGGCCGGTCGTTGCGTCCGCTTCTCGATTCCTGGCTGGTCGGCGACACCGCCCCGGCCATGCCCTGA